The Salvelinus sp. IW2-2015 linkage group LG8, ASM291031v2, whole genome shotgun sequence genome window below encodes:
- the LOC111967358 gene encoding ER lumen protein-retaining receptor 3 yields the protein MNIFRLAGDVSHIVAIIILLVKIWRSKSCAGISGKSQVLFALVFTTRYLDLFTSVISIYNTVMKVVFLSLAYATVYLIYMRFRSTFNSESDSFRVEFLLVPVAGLSFLENYAFAPLEILWTFSIYLESVAILPQLFMITKTGEAESITTHYLFFLGLYRALYLANWVWRYHTEGFFDQIAVVSGVVQTIFYCDFFYLYXTRVLRGSGKMSLPMPI from the exons ATGAATATCTTCCGTCTAGCCGGTGACGTGTCACATATCGTTGCTATCATCATTCTATTAGTGAAGATATGGAGGTCCAAATCCTGTGCTG GTATTTCTGGGAAGTCTCAGGTGCTTTTTGCATTAGTCTTCACTACAAGATACTTGGACCTGTTCACTAGCGTAATCTCCATCTACAACACAGTTATGAAG GTGGTGTTCCTGTCTTTGGCATATGCCACTGTGTACCTGATCTACATGCGCTTCAGGAGCACCTTCAACTCAGAGAGTGACTCATTCCGTGTTGAGTTCCTACTTGTGCCTGTGGCTGGGCTTTCCTTCCTGGAAAACTATGCATTTGCCCCCCTGGAG ATCCTGTGGACCTTCTCCATCTACTTGGAGTCAGTGGCCATCTTGCCCCAGCTCTTCATGATCACCAAGACCGGCGAGGCAGAATCCATCACCACCCAYTACCTGTTCTTCCTGGGTCTCTACCGAGCCCTGTACCTGGCCAACTGGGTGTGGCGCTACCACACCGAGGGCTTCTTTGACCAGATTGCTGTGGTGTCCGGTGTGGTGCAGACGATTTTCTACTGTGACTTCTTCTACCTTTACRTTACCAGGG TGCTCAGAGGAAGTGGAAAGATGTCCCTGCCCATGCCCATCTAA
- the LOC111967356 gene encoding GTPase IMAP family member 7-like encodes MANSCGTVEMASLECAASNLACEASPEPDSVALRMVLVGKTGAGRSSSGNTILGRQAFRVDISSCSVTGQCDRQSGAVAGRNLTVVDTPGFFDTRLSPQEVTAEAGRCVVLSAPGPHSXLVTLQPGRFTQEERDALEWVKATFGPGALRYTVVLFTWGDQLQGKSMEDFLKESQELQEFVSXCQGGYHVFNNSNKITDCTQVTELLEKIDKMVTQNGGGFYTNEMYQDAERAIREVQEGILGERRMTPLKQEEDGVKTGPEPQGPEAERMRRREEEERRREEEAARKKAEKLFWCELVSALGKGAAEGAGVTSKGKGKAVKKVKAIERAAALATTPLSITSAAKVVGGAVREGSKVLYKHRKTLLH; translated from the exons ATGGCTAACTCATGTGGGACAGTGGAGATGGCGTCATTGGAATGTGCTGCCTCGAATCTGG CATGTGAAGCATCACCGGAGCCTGACAGTGTGGCGCTGAGGATGGTACTGGTGGGGAAGACAG GCGCAGGGAGAAGCTCTTCTGGTAACACCATCCTAGGGAGGCAGGCATTCCGGGTGGACATCTCTTCATGTTCTGTAACTGGTCAGTGTGACAGACAGAGTGGAGCTGTGGCTGGGAGGAACCTCACTGTGGTCGACACCCCAGGGTTCTTCGACACGCGCCTCTCCCCTCAGGAGGTGACAGCTGAGGCAGGCCGCTGTGTGGTGCTGTCCGCCCCTGGCCCCCACTCCWTCCTGGTGACCCTTCAGCCTGGCAGGTTCACTCAGGAGGAGCGGGATGCCCTGGAGTGGGTCAAGGCCACTTTTGGACCAGGAGCCCTCAGATACACAGTAGTACTGTTCACCTGGGGTGACCAGCTTCAGGGAAAAAGCATGGAAGACTTCCTGAAGGAGAGCCAGGAGCTCCAGGAGTTTGTGAGTAKATGTCAGGGGGGCTACCATGTCTTTAACAACAGCAACAAGATAACAGACTGCACTCAGGTCACAGAGCTCCTGGAGAAGATAGACAAGATGGTGACACAGAACGGAGGTGGCTTCTACACCAACGAGATGTACCAGGACGCAGAGAGAGCCATCAGAGAAGTGCAGGAAGGAATtctgggagagagaaggatgactCCATTGAAGCAGGAGGAGGATGGGGTGAAGACAGGGCCAGAGCCTCAGGGACCGGaggcagagagaatgagaaggagggaagaggaggagaggagaagagaggaagaggcagcCAGAAAGAAGGCAGAGAAGTTGTTCTGGTGTGAGCTGGTGTCTGCCTTGGGGAAGGGGGCGGCAGAGGGAGCTGGAGTAACAagcaaagggaaagggaaagcaGTGAAAAAGGTTAAGGCTATAGAGAGGGCAGCAGCTTTGGCTACAACACCGCTGTCAATCACATCAGCTGCCAAAGTGGTGGGAGGAGCTGTGAGAGAGGGAAGTAAAGTGCTTTACAAACACCGCAAAACTCTCCTACACTGA
- the LOC111967108 gene encoding ankyrin repeat and fibronectin type-III domain-containing protein 1-like, whose translation MSWGEPPVEWSTSANFKSILGSAQVIDTKTPVHSITGLTTGMHYFVRVTAYNVKGWGPAQSSSPVSATPSSWRECMGVKTPSRNKEALARRLLEQTREPHYKGYCIESSKPQSPSKRLSMSRSLKLLFQSATKFVRLLQRGVYLATVFYRKENILVTADDQLPLVEIQCCSTSISQDFLWFAKLSCAWQQVPWLQQALSSALSSSSSLLQNRHNILQAVAQLQSSLGTVDLGQVYYEPLKDKQGNVLLVTVKDCAAHTKPPDVPLHWVPLAWLEKNRSRTPLLPEPTAMDTLTEQLKEKLSYHRHSVQWAQSGLYVGILKLCSTVEQIRVLVPQRLPNLLCHARVRHNPHVSRDEWAWLQSHNMLTANEDTENEDETSMDSSGLGDFVRSLRAAVTLLLTKLNIPLYRAYQYGVYTRELLQFGDKMSMLLLLPPSEDFSSSYWPLVGTKEPGLTMPLQIFELVHFWTYEQDFLSQYCQVWVRLELDAHLSQQALREALDTKEVQEARDRLGHITQLSQSLEVVWREARWIMDVLQCVRSKQWVGAVPLGLVMGGDPPACPDDEXDDRPTTRVWPQRILSQKKISESITCTVTDIGVSSGISEPICIPGVHEKAVGLIEGASKGGYPVDLSAQQPVVAFNSLXQSGXGFDSVAQSEVXXHBIMAQSEVADHDIVNLPAAYSGELEYPHSFVSDVIPPLPDLDIIFPTLSLIDEEREEDPVPRRMDMLDSLSLGVGESEAFFGLNSDLMSGPKGCSLSDVHHDTNSLTAGLSLGDRTCADTLFSGHLDGLATSAPLPIVRTTPAQRCDLPTENTMIHAGNRGSSMPARSQVEWVNSSNQAS comes from the exons ATGTCCTGGGGGGAACCTCCTG TGGAATGGAGCACCTCTGCCAACTTCAAGAGCATACTTGGCTCAGCCCAGGTGATCGACACTAAGACCCCAGTCCACAGCATCACAGGACTCACGACA GGAATGCACTACTTTGTGAGAGTGACCGCCTACAACGTGAAGGGATGGGGCCCGGCTCAGAGCTCCAGCCCAGTCAGTGCTACCCCCTCCA GCTGGAGGGAGTGTATGGGAgtgaaaactccaagcaggaacAAGGAGGCTCTAGCCAGGAGACTGTTGGAGCAAACCAGAGAGCCACACTACAAGGGATACTGTATAG AGAGCTCCAAGCCCCAGAGCCCCAGTAAGCGCCTCTCTATGTCTCGCAGCCTGAAGCTGCTCTTCCAGTCAGCCACCAAGTTTGTCCGTCTCCTACAGAG GGGTGTATACCTGGCAACTGTGTTCTACAGAAAGGAAAACATCCTGGTCACAGCAGATGACCAGCTCCCATTGGTGGAGATCCAGTGCTGCTCCACCTCCATCTCTCAGGACTTCCTTTGGTTTGCCAAG TTGTCCTGTGCGTGGCAACAGGTGCCCTGGCTCCAGCAGgccctctcctccgctctctcctcctcttcatcactaCTTCAGAACAGGCACAATATCTTGCAGGCTGTAGCACAACTACAG TCCTCTCTGGGAACAGTAGACTTGGGCCAGGTGTACTATGAGCCTCTGAAGGACAAGCAGGGTAATGTCCTGCTGGTGACAGTGAAGGATTGTGCGGCCCACACAAAACCCCCGGACGTCCCTCTCCACTGGGTCCCCCTGGCCTGGCTGGAGAAGAACCGGAGCAGGACCCCTCTACTCCCAGAGCCTACTGCCATGGACACCCTCACAGAGCAGCTCAAG GAGAAGCTGTCCTACCACAGACACAGTGTCCAGTGGGCCCAGTCTGGCCTGTACGTGGGCATCTTGAAGCTGTGCAGCACAGTGGAGCAGATCAGGGTTCTAGTGCCCCAGAGGCTGCCCAACCTGCTATGCCACGCCAGAGTACGCCACAATCCCCATGTGTCCCG CGATGAATGGGCGTGGTTACAAAGCCACAACATGTTAACAGCCAATGAGGACACAGAGAATGAGGATGAGACCTCGATGGACAGCTCTGGGCTGGGGGACTTTGTGAGGTCACTCAGGGCCGCTGTCACTCTCTTGTTGACAAAGCTCAACATCCCCCTCTACAGG GCATATCAGTATGGTGTGTACACTCGGGAGCTGCTGCAGTTTGGGGATAAGATGTCCATGCTGCTCCTGCTGCCCCCCAGTGAAGACTTCAGTTCTAGCTACTGGCCCYTRGTGGGCACCAAGGARCCAGGCCTCACAATGCCACTGCAGATMTTTGARCTGG TGCACTTCTGGACRTACGAGCAAGACTTCCTGTCTCAGTACTGTCAGGTCTGGGTTCGGTTGGAGCTGGACGCCCATCTGTCCCAGCAGGCTTTGCGAGAAGCTCTGGACACGAAGGAGGTGCAGGAGGCCAGAGACCGCCTTGGTCACATCACTCAGCTCTCACAG AGTCTTGAGGTGGTGTGGCGTGAGGCCCGGTGGATCATGGATGTCCTGCAGTGTGTCCGCTCTAAACAGTGGGTGGGGGCGGTGCCTCTGGGCCTGGTCATGGGAGGAGACCCACCTGCCTGCCCAGACGATGAGGRGGATGACAGGCCTACCACCAGAGTCTGGCCCCAGCGCATACTCTCTCAAAAGAAAATATCAG AGAGCATTACCTGTACTGTTACAGACATTGGTGTCAGCAGTGGGATCTCTGAGCCAATATGTATCCCGGGGGTCCATGAAAAGGCTGTGGGTTTAATTGAGGGGGCTAGCAAAGGGGGGTACCCCGTGGACCTCAGTGCCCAACAGCCTGTTGTGGCGTTCAACAGCCTGKACCAGTCAGGRRTTGGATTYGACAGTGTGGCCCAATCAGAAGTGGKAKATCATRACATTATGGCMCAATCAGAAGTGGCAGATCATGACATTGTGAACCTGCCAGCTGCCTACAGTGGAGAACTGGAGTATCCTCACAGTTTTGTCAGTGATGTGATCCCGCCTCTACCAGATCTGGACATCATCTTCCCCACACTGAGTCTgatagatgaagagagggaggaggacccTGTACCTAGGAGGATGGATATGCTTGACAGTTTAAGTCTTGGAGTCGGTGAAAGCGAGGCTTTCTTTGGACTAAACTCTGACTTGATGAGTGGACCTAAGGGTTGCTCTCTCTCTGATGTGCATCATGATACGAACTCACTGACAGCAGGCCTTAGTTTAGGAGACAGAACCTGTGCAGATACACTGTTCTCAGGTCATTTAGATGGGCTGGCCACATCTGCCCCTCTTCCCATTGTGAGGACCACACCTGCCCAGAGATGTGATTTACCTACAGAGAATACTATGATACATGCTGGCAACAGGGGGAGCAGCATGCCAGCCAGGAGCCAGGTTGAGTGGGTGAACTCCTCTAACCAGGCATCCTGA